The Aurantiacibacter gangjinensis genome includes a region encoding these proteins:
- a CDS encoding ABC transporter permease/substrate-binding protein: MSAVWDALLGLGPQLADHVLLSAAAVALGIALALPLAIWASRSPSVARVALGFASLVQTIPALALLALFFPILLAARALLGDGLPTLGFLPAWLALALYALLPILRNAVTAITNIDPELVEAADGLGMTGWQKLRLVEAPLAAPFIMAGIRTASVWTIGAGTLATTIGQRSLGDPIFAGLQTQNWALVLAGCIASAGLALTADALFGLVQRGLAERRPRRVLAGALLAIGGVALAAASLVDWRGEDAEETVVIGAKGFSEQYILARAIGITLEEAGYAVEYRDGLGSAVVHNAVTSGAIDIAVDYTGTIWTNQMGRSDNPGRDAMYDALAAWEAETSGALVLGRLGFENAYGLAVRAETANMRGIETITDLANVAGEMTIGGDPEFFERPEWFGVRDAYGLQSADRRNFAPTFMYSALGSGEADVISAYTSDGRIAADGLRVLDDPLGAFPNYDAIILLSPDSGANEALVEALQPLVGSVDVGTMRQANLMVDRDENKRTPQQAARWLLAQIAR, encoded by the coding sequence ATGAGTGCGGTATGGGACGCGCTGCTGGGCCTCGGCCCGCAATTGGCGGATCACGTCCTGCTCAGCGCGGCCGCCGTGGCGTTGGGCATTGCCCTCGCCCTTCCCCTCGCCATCTGGGCTAGCCGTTCCCCATCTGTCGCGCGCGTGGCGTTAGGCTTTGCCAGCCTCGTGCAGACTATCCCGGCGCTGGCCCTGCTGGCGCTGTTCTTCCCCATCCTTCTCGCTGCCCGGGCACTGCTGGGCGATGGCTTGCCAACGCTCGGCTTCCTGCCCGCATGGCTGGCGCTGGCGCTTTACGCCTTGCTGCCCATTCTGCGCAACGCCGTGACCGCGATCACCAATATCGATCCCGAACTGGTGGAAGCGGCGGACGGCCTGGGCATGACCGGATGGCAGAAATTACGCCTTGTCGAGGCTCCGCTGGCCGCGCCTTTTATCATGGCGGGCATCCGCACGGCGAGCGTGTGGACCATCGGCGCGGGGACGCTGGCGACGACGATCGGACAACGCTCGCTGGGCGATCCGATCTTCGCCGGATTGCAGACGCAGAACTGGGCGCTGGTCCTGGCGGGCTGCATCGCCAGCGCCGGACTTGCCTTGACGGCAGACGCGTTGTTCGGGCTGGTCCAGCGCGGACTAGCCGAGCGACGCCCCCGCCGCGTGCTGGCAGGCGCTTTGCTGGCGATTGGCGGCGTGGCCCTAGCCGCAGCATCGCTGGTCGATTGGCGCGGCGAGGATGCGGAGGAAACGGTTGTGATCGGCGCGAAGGGCTTCTCGGAACAATATATTCTCGCCCGCGCCATCGGCATCACGCTGGAAGAGGCCGGCTATGCCGTGGAATATCGCGACGGGCTGGGATCGGCGGTCGTCCACAACGCCGTCACCAGCGGGGCGATCGACATCGCCGTAGATTACACCGGCACGATCTGGACCAACCAGATGGGCCGCAGCGATAATCCCGGCCGCGATGCGATGTATGATGCACTGGCTGCATGGGAAGCCGAAACCTCGGGCGCTCTGGTGCTGGGGCGGCTCGGCTTCGAAAATGCTTACGGACTGGCCGTGCGCGCAGAAACGGCGAACATGCGCGGTATCGAGACGATAACCGATCTCGCCAATGTCGCGGGCGAGATGACGATCGGCGGCGATCCGGAGTTTTTCGAGCGGCCTGAATGGTTCGGCGTGCGCGACGCCTATGGCCTGCAATCTGCCGACCGGCGCAATTTCGCGCCGACTTTCATGTATAGCGCGCTCGGCTCGGGCGAGGCCGATGTGATCAGCGCCTATACGTCGGACGGGCGGATCGCTGCCGACGGGTTGAGGGTGCTGGACGATCCACTGGGCGCGTTCCCGAATTACGATGCGATCATTCTGCTCTCGCCCGACAGCGGTGCCAATGAGGCATTGGTGGAGGCGTTGCAGCCTCTTGTCGGCTCGGTCGATGTGGGGACGATGCGGCAGGCCAACCTCATGGTCGACCGCGACGAGAACAAGCGCACCCCCCAGCAGGCTGCGCGCTGGTTGCTCGCGCAAATCGCGCGTTAA
- a CDS encoding class I SAM-dependent methyltransferase, whose protein sequence is MSDLREEVGRRDLGETFRRLIHATGPISLAHYMGESNAHYYNDKRVLGSSGDFVTAPEISQMFGELIGLWLADMWIRAGRTEPAHFVELGPGNGTLARDAQRAMRRYGLVPKIYLIEASRRMRDRQLATIPDAIHFPDLSRVPMQGPILLVANEFLDALPVRQLVKTDAGWREVMVGLDSDKFIETVGQQVMDSAVPEVKRDLPAGSVIETSPASASALFEVAGRLKEQGGAALFIDYGHADGRHGSSVQAVKDHRKIGIFDAPGDSDITAHVDFAQMAQIARSRDARVLGTVTQGEFLTRLGIDERAEALAEFAPQHREALMRAKDRLTAPDQMGELFKVMGLAGRDWPDGAGFGTD, encoded by the coding sequence TTGAGCGATCTTCGCGAGGAGGTAGGCCGCCGTGACCTTGGCGAGACATTTCGCCGCCTGATCCACGCCACCGGGCCGATCAGCCTTGCGCATTACATGGGCGAGTCCAACGCCCATTATTACAACGACAAGCGCGTGTTGGGCAGCAGCGGCGATTTCGTCACCGCGCCGGAAATCAGCCAGATGTTCGGCGAACTGATCGGGCTGTGGCTCGCCGATATGTGGATCAGGGCAGGCCGGACCGAACCTGCGCATTTTGTCGAGCTCGGCCCAGGCAATGGCACGCTGGCGCGCGATGCGCAGCGGGCCATGCGGCGATACGGGCTGGTGCCGAAGATCTACCTGATCGAAGCCAGCCGCCGCATGCGCGATCGGCAATTGGCGACAATCCCCGACGCCATCCATTTTCCCGACCTCTCCCGCGTGCCGATGCAGGGGCCGATCCTGCTCGTCGCCAATGAGTTTCTCGACGCGCTGCCAGTCCGCCAGTTGGTCAAGACGGACGCTGGCTGGCGCGAAGTCATGGTCGGGCTGGACAGTGACAAGTTCATCGAAACGGTCGGCCAGCAGGTAATGGACAGCGCGGTTCCGGAGGTGAAGCGCGATCTGCCCGCCGGTTCGGTGATTGAAACATCGCCCGCATCGGCATCGGCGCTGTTCGAAGTTGCGGGCCGGCTGAAAGAACAGGGCGGTGCCGCGCTGTTCATCGATTACGGGCACGCCGATGGACGCCACGGCTCGAGCGTGCAGGCGGTGAAGGACCACCGGAAGATCGGCATTTTCGATGCGCCGGGCGATAGCGACATCACCGCCCATGTCGATTTTGCGCAAATGGCGCAGATCGCCCGCTCCCGCGATGCGCGCGTGCTGGGCACGGTTACGCAGGGCGAGTTCCTCACCCGGCTGGGTATCGACGAGCGCGCGGAGGCGCTTGCCGAGTTTGCACCGCAGCACCGGGAGGCGCTGATGCGCGCGAAAGACCGCCTTACCGCGCCGGACCAGATGGGTGAGCTGTTCAAGGTGATGGGCCTCGCCGGACGGGATTGGCCCGACGGTGCCGGGTTTGGGACGGATTAA
- the lgt gene encoding prolipoprotein diacylglyceryl transferase: MIDMLAAAGSEVLRWSDLRLQSGIDLGFFELKYYSLAYLAGILIAYWHLSKMVKTPGAPMAQLHVDDLFFYCTLGVILGGRTGYVLFYEPSLLTSFSEEGIITWRAAQVWTGGMSFHGGLIGVVLAIAWVSWRGGLPFIRVADYISVNVGFGMLFGRLANFINGELWGRPVESSLPWAMTFPGAGPEPRHPSQLYQALGEGLLVVVIMLCLFWLTRARYRPALLVGVFTTIISIARFVVEFFREPDSHLVHVVEETGLSRGQWLTIPLILVGIGLVIWALRRPALASGTRADKIERPQPQEAS, translated from the coding sequence ATGATCGACATGTTGGCAGCAGCGGGCAGCGAGGTATTACGCTGGTCCGATCTTCGCTTGCAGAGCGGCATCGACCTCGGCTTTTTCGAGCTGAAATACTATTCGCTGGCATACCTTGCCGGCATTCTGATCGCCTATTGGCACCTGTCGAAAATGGTAAAGACCCCAGGCGCGCCGATGGCGCAGCTGCATGTGGACGATCTCTTCTTTTACTGCACGCTCGGCGTAATCCTCGGCGGGCGCACAGGCTATGTGCTGTTTTACGAACCGAGCCTGCTGACGAGCTTCAGCGAAGAGGGCATCATCACCTGGCGCGCGGCGCAAGTCTGGACCGGCGGGATGAGCTTTCACGGCGGCCTGATCGGCGTGGTGCTGGCCATCGCATGGGTCAGCTGGCGCGGCGGCCTGCCCTTCATCCGCGTCGCCGATTACATCAGCGTCAATGTCGGCTTCGGCATGCTGTTCGGGCGGCTGGCCAATTTCATCAATGGCGAATTGTGGGGGCGGCCTGTGGAATCGTCCTTGCCATGGGCCATGACCTTTCCCGGCGCCGGACCCGAACCGCGCCATCCCAGCCAGCTTTACCAGGCATTGGGCGAGGGCTTGCTGGTCGTCGTCATCATGCTCTGCCTGTTCTGGCTGACACGCGCGCGCTACCGCCCTGCGCTGCTGGTCGGCGTCTTCACTACTATCATTTCCATCGCGCGCTTCGTGGTCGAGTTCTTCCGCGAACCGGACAGCCATCTGGTGCATGTGGTGGAGGAAACCGGCTTGAGCCGCGGACAGTGGCTCACCATTCCGCTGATCCTTGTGGGCATAGGTCTTGTCATCTGGGCGCTACGCCGCCCCGCTCTCGCCAGCGGTACGAGAGCCGACAAGATCGAGAGGCCGCAGCCGCAGGAGGCGTCTTGA
- a CDS encoding [protein-PII] uridylyltransferase, whose translation MSLPTIPRQRAIISRRKVASAIDAVVAEKGATSARQEIVEILRGALDAGRAELTARLEEKPGAGHANAHGYAFLIDQLIRIIHDHVVEDIYPAANRTSGERLALLAVGGYGRGEMSPHSDVDIAFVTPDKPTSWCEQVIEAILYYLWDLGFTVGHSTRSLAEVTRMATADLTVRTALLEARFLWGDRDIYDEASARFWADVVPGTQSQFVAEKLEERDARHKRMGGSRYVVEPNVKDGKGGLRDLQTLYWIGKYLHRVRSARELIEKGLFTQKEYRSFRRAERFLLAVRAHLHTIAGRGEDRLTFDLQREVAARMNYADRPGKSAVERFMQFYFLQAKHVGQLSSMFLSHLEEETAERSRIGEFIANLKPTREVDGYPLVNGALGAPSDDWFQQDPARLLEIYAIAEREGLEVHPSASRIIRRDAGLIDAKLRKNTLANDLFLSVLAGRNDPETVLRWMNETGVFGRFVPDFGKVNAQMQFDMYHHYTVDEHTIRAIGLLSQIERGELADDHPLSTGMLPLIKNRRVLYASVLLHDIAKGRGGDHSVLGADVARRLCPRLGLDARETELVAWLVRYHLLMSATAFKRDLSDPKTIVDFVSEVQSLERLRLLTVLTVVDIRAVGPGIWNSWKRQLISDLYEAAVERLRLGHKARGREERVAAKKAQVADMLGDKGSLVEELADAFDDAYWIAEPEDVIAINLPHYAAAQDMDHSLSIHTEPYEELGATLVTVIADDHPGLFYRIAGAISLAGANIIDARIHTNRAGKGVDNFLVQDPMCQPFSEGQQLSRLRKSIEDALLGKIDMVPSLAKRPLKQTRAENFSIAPLIVFDNDASNRFTVIEVNATDRPALLNRLTRAMFEQSLIINSAHITHYGERAVDTFYVTDLLGDKIVRPEKLARIEQALLDAVAAGEPAAKAA comes from the coding sequence GTGAGCCTGCCCACCATCCCCCGCCAGCGCGCCATCATCTCGCGGCGCAAGGTCGCGTCCGCCATCGATGCAGTCGTGGCCGAGAAAGGCGCGACATCGGCCCGGCAGGAGATCGTGGAGATCCTGCGCGGTGCGCTGGATGCGGGCCGCGCGGAGCTGACTGCCCGTCTGGAAGAGAAGCCGGGAGCCGGGCATGCGAACGCGCATGGCTACGCCTTCCTGATCGACCAGCTGATCCGCATCATTCACGACCACGTGGTCGAGGACATCTATCCCGCCGCGAACCGGACCTCCGGCGAGCGGCTCGCTTTGCTGGCGGTGGGTGGTTACGGGCGCGGCGAAATGTCGCCGCACAGCGATGTCGATATCGCTTTCGTCACGCCCGACAAGCCAACCAGCTGGTGCGAACAGGTGATCGAGGCGATCCTCTATTACCTATGGGACCTGGGCTTCACAGTCGGCCATTCCACACGCTCGCTCGCCGAAGTCACGCGGATGGCCACGGCCGACCTGACCGTGCGCACCGCACTGCTGGAGGCGCGCTTCCTGTGGGGCGACCGGGATATTTACGACGAAGCGAGCGCGCGATTCTGGGCCGATGTCGTGCCGGGCACGCAAAGCCAATTCGTCGCCGAGAAGCTGGAAGAGCGCGATGCCCGCCACAAGCGCATGGGCGGCAGCCGCTATGTCGTCGAACCCAATGTGAAAGACGGCAAGGGAGGGTTACGCGACCTCCAGACCCTCTACTGGATCGGCAAATATCTGCACCGCGTGCGCAGCGCGCGCGAGCTTATCGAGAAAGGCCTTTTCACCCAGAAGGAATATCGCAGCTTCCGCCGTGCCGAACGCTTCCTGCTCGCCGTGCGCGCGCATCTTCACACGATTGCCGGTCGCGGCGAGGACAGGTTGACTTTCGACCTCCAGCGCGAAGTGGCTGCGCGGATGAATTATGCCGACCGCCCGGGCAAAAGCGCAGTCGAGCGATTCATGCAGTTCTATTTTCTGCAGGCCAAGCATGTCGGGCAACTTAGCAGCATGTTCCTCTCACATCTGGAAGAAGAAACAGCGGAGCGCAGCCGCATCGGCGAGTTCATCGCAAACCTCAAACCGACGCGCGAGGTGGATGGCTATCCGCTAGTAAACGGCGCGCTCGGCGCTCCGTCCGACGACTGGTTCCAGCAGGACCCCGCTCGCCTGCTGGAAATCTATGCCATTGCCGAGCGCGAAGGGCTGGAAGTGCATCCCTCCGCCAGCCGCATCATCCGCCGCGATGCCGGGCTGATCGATGCAAAACTGCGCAAGAACACCCTCGCTAACGACCTGTTTCTCTCCGTCCTCGCCGGTCGAAATGATCCCGAAACGGTGCTGCGCTGGATGAACGAGACCGGCGTATTCGGTCGCTTCGTACCCGATTTCGGCAAAGTCAACGCGCAGATGCAGTTCGACATGTATCACCACTACACCGTCGACGAGCACACCATCCGCGCGATAGGCCTGCTGAGCCAGATCGAACGCGGCGAGCTGGCCGACGATCATCCGCTGTCTACGGGCATGCTGCCGCTCATCAAGAACCGCCGCGTGCTGTACGCTTCGGTATTGCTGCATGATATCGCCAAGGGGCGCGGCGGCGATCATTCGGTGCTGGGCGCGGATGTCGCGAGACGCCTCTGCCCGAGACTCGGCTTGGATGCCCGCGAGACTGAACTTGTCGCCTGGCTGGTGCGCTATCACCTGCTGATGAGCGCCACCGCTTTCAAGCGCGATCTGTCCGATCCCAAGACGATCGTCGATTTCGTGAGCGAAGTGCAGAGCCTCGAACGGCTGCGACTGCTGACGGTGCTGACCGTCGTAGACATCCGCGCCGTCGGCCCCGGCATCTGGAACAGCTGGAAGCGCCAGCTTATTAGTGACCTCTATGAGGCGGCCGTGGAGCGGCTACGCCTCGGTCACAAAGCGCGTGGCCGCGAGGAGCGGGTCGCGGCAAAGAAGGCGCAGGTTGCGGACATGCTTGGCGACAAAGGCAGCCTGGTGGAAGAGCTCGCAGACGCCTTTGACGATGCCTACTGGATTGCAGAGCCTGAGGACGTGATCGCCATCAACCTGCCGCATTATGCCGCCGCCCAAGACATGGATCACTCGCTCTCGATCCACACCGAACCTTATGAGGAATTGGGTGCAACGCTCGTCACCGTCATCGCGGACGACCATCCCGGCCTGTTCTACCGTATAGCAGGGGCCATCAGCCTTGCAGGCGCGAACATCATCGATGCGCGCATCCACACGAATAGAGCAGGCAAGGGTGTCGACAATTTCCTGGTGCAGGATCCGATGTGCCAGCCCTTCAGTGAAGGGCAGCAGCTCAGCCGATTGCGCAAGAGCATCGAGGATGCGCTGCTCGGCAAGATCGACATGGTGCCCAGCCTCGCCAAGCGTCCGCTGAAACAGACCCGCGCAGAAAATTTCAGCATTGCGCCGCTAATCGTGTTCGATAACGATGCCTCCAACCGTTTCACGGTGATCGAAGTCAATGCGACGGACCGCCCCGCCCTGCTCAACCGCCTGACGCGGGCGATGTTCGAGCAAAGCCTCATCATCAATTCCGCCCATATCACGCATTATGGCGAGCGCGCGGTGGATACGTTTTACGTCACCGACTTGTTGGGCGACAAGATCGTGCGGCCCGAGAAGCTGGCGCGGATCGAACAGGCACTGCTGGATGCCGTGGCGGCGGGCGAACCTGCCGCCAAGGCCGCCTGA
- a CDS encoding YggS family pyridoxal phosphate-dependent enzyme, translating into MSESTPEARLAAVEAEIKKHCAIARRKREDVTLIAVSKTHPAERIMPLLEAGQRAFGENRVQEAQRKWPELRERFPDAKLHLVGQLQSNKAEDAAALFDCIHSLDRPSLVTALAKAFDKAARQLPCFIQVDIGEEEQKGGCAITDLPALLDQARGADIPVAGLMCVPPFGIEPAPYFALMAKIADDHGLEGRSMGMSGDYPTAIMLGATHIRVGTALFGERGG; encoded by the coding sequence ATGAGTGAAAGCACCCCTGAAGCGCGTCTTGCTGCCGTCGAGGCAGAGATAAAGAAGCATTGCGCCATTGCCCGCCGCAAGCGGGAGGATGTGACGCTGATCGCGGTCAGCAAGACCCATCCGGCAGAGCGCATCATGCCCCTTCTGGAAGCGGGCCAACGCGCTTTTGGCGAGAATCGGGTGCAGGAAGCGCAGAGAAAATGGCCGGAATTGCGCGAGCGTTTTCCCGACGCAAAGCTGCACTTGGTCGGCCAGCTCCAGTCCAACAAGGCGGAGGATGCCGCCGCGCTGTTCGATTGCATCCACTCGCTCGACCGCCCGAGCTTGGTCACAGCGCTGGCAAAGGCATTCGACAAGGCGGCGCGCCAATTGCCGTGCTTCATACAGGTGGATATCGGCGAGGAAGAGCAGAAGGGCGGGTGCGCCATCACCGACCTGCCCGCGCTGCTCGATCAGGCGCGCGGAGCTGATATCCCGGTCGCCGGCCTGATGTGCGTCCCGCCCTTCGGCATCGAGCCCGCGCCCTATTTTGCGCTCATGGCAAAGATTGCGGACGATCATGGCCTCGAAGGCCGCTCCATGGGCATGAGCGGCGACTACCCCACCGCCATCATGCTGGGTGCAACCCATATCCGCGTCGGCACGGCGCTGTTCGGCGAGCGGGGTGGTTGA
- a CDS encoding thiamine phosphate synthase: MTRHLLPDLWLLSDERNAAVLERVLRNAQQSMGFIYRHYHLPDPQRHEEFQRLAHVARAGGHIVILADSALTAREWGAEGIYGAPLALYPRRSDLIRIATAHDMREIAQANRVEANAVMLSPVFPTRSHPGGAVLGTARFRTLAAHAQMPVIALGGMNRQTAQRLAWPRWAAIDGLSPLPSRRRIHRE, encoded by the coding sequence ATGACGCGCCACCTGTTACCTGATCTCTGGCTGCTATCGGACGAGCGCAATGCAGCCGTATTGGAGCGAGTGTTGCGAAACGCGCAGCAATCGATGGGCTTTATCTACCGCCACTATCACCTGCCCGATCCACAGCGGCATGAGGAATTCCAGCGCCTGGCGCATGTCGCCCGGGCTGGCGGACATATCGTCATCCTCGCAGATAGCGCGCTCACGGCCCGTGAATGGGGGGCGGAGGGCATCTATGGCGCGCCGCTCGCCCTCTATCCCCGACGCAGCGACCTGATCCGCATCGCCACGGCGCACGATATGCGTGAGATCGCACAGGCCAATCGGGTTGAGGCGAACGCCGTGATGCTTTCGCCGGTCTTTCCGACGCGCTCTCATCCGGGCGGGGCTGTGCTGGGCACCGCGCGATTTCGCACGCTGGCTGCACATGCGCAGATGCCGGTCATCGCGCTGGGCGGGATGAACAGGCAGACGGCGCAGCGCCTTGCTTGGCCCCGATGGGCAGCCATCGACGGGCTATCACCCCTACCGAGCCGACGCCGCATACATCGCGAGTAA
- a CDS encoding FtsK/SpoIIIE family DNA translocase — protein sequence MATRAAKPNADWRAAFRRSLARSAQLTGAGLLFAFAFFMALALVSHSQTDPSLSTAAGDVVDNWMGRPGAFVADLAFTGFGFVAILLLPLSYVFARKLWRDADEEEHWDGAWWRTVGVLLIAMTLIATVFALVTDPREWSLPAGTGGLAGLLGAQGITALAGLLPETGRFWAILAGGLTCLGAGALLAGRVFAVDWARLLTIPDWFGNLPRLSAPANPFKPDEPKRRTKRQGKGKTADGEESTVPNPFADRKPPEIVDPAAPAARARPAAKKQQKDLFADYELPAIDLLEEGDSDQVPVLDKLALERNARLLETVLDDFNVKGEITAVKTGPVVTMYELEPAPGIKASRVIGLAEDIARNMSAISARVSPIPGKTVMGIELPNADRQTVNFREMVESEAFVSHKGSLPIILGKGISGDPIVEDLAAMPHLLVAGTTGSGKSVGLNTVLLSLLYRFTPAECRLILIDPKVLELKSYDDIPHLLAPVVTEPHKSVRSLKWAVEEMEKRYRMMSEIGARNLAGFNERVAAAAAKGKPLKRTVQTGYDPETGEAIVEEAELDYEVLPKIVLIVDELADLMVVVGKEIEVLIQRLSQKSRAAGIHLIMATQRPSVDVITGVIKANLPTRISFNVTSRIDSRTILGEQGAEQLLGKGDMLYKPNTGAIKRVHGPFVSDEEVEKVATHWRGQGEPAYVDSVTEEPEDGGGFGFDDELTASDNPEERKYRQAIQIVCENQKASGSWLQRQLGVGYNTAAKLIERMEEEGIVGPANHVGRREIFRDRDGNPL from the coding sequence ATGGCCACACGCGCCGCCAAACCGAACGCCGACTGGCGCGCCGCATTCCGGCGCTCGCTGGCGCGCAGCGCGCAATTGACCGGGGCCGGCCTGCTGTTCGCTTTCGCATTTTTCATGGCCCTCGCACTGGTCAGCCATAGCCAGACCGACCCCTCGCTTTCCACCGCCGCAGGAGACGTCGTCGACAATTGGATGGGCCGCCCTGGCGCATTCGTGGCCGACCTCGCTTTCACAGGCTTCGGCTTCGTCGCCATCCTGCTGCTGCCGCTGAGCTATGTGTTCGCGCGCAAGCTGTGGCGCGATGCCGATGAAGAAGAGCATTGGGATGGCGCATGGTGGCGCACAGTGGGCGTGCTGCTGATCGCCATGACTCTGATCGCGACGGTGTTCGCGCTGGTCACCGATCCGCGCGAATGGTCGCTGCCTGCCGGAACGGGGGGGCTTGCCGGGCTGCTGGGCGCGCAGGGGATTACGGCACTGGCCGGATTGCTGCCCGAGACGGGACGCTTCTGGGCCATCCTGGCTGGCGGACTGACTTGCCTTGGCGCAGGGGCGCTGTTGGCTGGCAGGGTCTTCGCCGTAGATTGGGCCCGGCTTCTCACGATTCCTGACTGGTTCGGCAATTTGCCGCGGCTCTCTGCTCCGGCAAATCCGTTCAAACCGGACGAACCAAAACGGCGAACGAAGCGACAGGGCAAGGGCAAGACTGCTGACGGCGAGGAGTCCACCGTCCCCAATCCCTTCGCCGACCGCAAACCGCCCGAAATCGTCGACCCTGCCGCGCCCGCAGCCCGTGCGCGACCAGCAGCGAAAAAGCAGCAGAAAGACCTGTTCGCCGATTACGAGCTGCCTGCGATCGACCTTCTTGAAGAAGGCGATTCCGACCAGGTGCCGGTGCTCGACAAGCTGGCGCTGGAGCGCAATGCACGTTTGCTGGAAACCGTGCTCGACGATTTCAACGTCAAAGGCGAAATCACGGCGGTCAAGACGGGCCCCGTCGTCACCATGTACGAGCTCGAACCGGCGCCCGGCATCAAGGCCAGCCGCGTGATTGGCCTGGCGGAAGACATCGCCCGCAATATGAGCGCGATCAGCGCACGCGTCTCACCCATTCCCGGCAAGACGGTGATGGGCATCGAGCTGCCCAATGCCGACCGGCAAACGGTCAATTTCCGCGAGATGGTCGAGAGCGAGGCTTTCGTCAGCCACAAGGGCAGCCTGCCAATCATTCTCGGCAAGGGCATATCGGGCGATCCCATCGTGGAAGACCTTGCCGCCATGCCGCACCTGCTGGTGGCGGGCACCACCGGCTCGGGCAAGTCGGTGGGACTTAACACGGTTCTGCTGAGCCTGCTCTATCGCTTCACGCCTGCCGAATGCCGTCTCATCCTGATCGATCCCAAGGTGCTGGAGCTGAAGAGCTACGACGATATTCCGCACCTGCTCGCACCCGTGGTCACCGAGCCGCACAAATCGGTGCGCAGCCTGAAATGGGCGGTCGAGGAAATGGAAAAGCGTTACCGCATGATGAGCGAAATCGGCGCGCGCAATCTGGCCGGCTTCAACGAGCGTGTCGCCGCAGCAGCGGCCAAGGGCAAACCGCTTAAGCGCACCGTGCAGACCGGCTACGATCCGGAAACGGGCGAAGCCATCGTGGAAGAGGCCGAGCTCGATTATGAAGTTCTGCCCAAGATCGTACTGATCGTGGACGAGCTGGCCGACCTGATGGTCGTCGTCGGCAAGGAAATCGAAGTGCTGATCCAGCGACTCAGCCAGAAATCTCGCGCGGCGGGTATCCACCTGATCATGGCTACGCAGCGCCCGTCGGTCGACGTCATCACCGGCGTGATCAAGGCGAACCTGCCCACGCGCATCAGCTTCAACGTCACCAGCCGCATCGACAGCCGCACCATTCTGGGCGAACAGGGTGCGGAGCAACTGCTGGGCAAAGGCGACATGCTGTACAAGCCCAATACCGGTGCCATTAAACGTGTGCACGGTCCCTTCGTGTCGGATGAAGAGGTGGAGAAAGTTGCCACCCATTGGCGCGGCCAGGGCGAGCCGGCCTATGTCGATTCCGTTACCGAGGAGCCGGAAGATGGCGGCGGCTTCGGCTTCGATGACGAGCTGACCGCCTCCGACAATCCGGAAGAGCGCAAATATCGGCAGGCGATCCAGATCGTGTGCGAGAACCAGAAGGCCAGCGGATCCTGGCTACAGCGCCAGCTCGGCGTAGGCTACAACACGGCGGCCAAGCTGATCGAGCGGATGGAGGAAGAAGGTATTGTCGGCCCTGCCAACCACGTCGGCAGACGAGAAATCTTCCGCGATCGCGACGGCAACCCGCTGTAA
- a CDS encoding sugar-transfer associated ATP-grasp domain-containing protein → MRNALIAKYNPREAIERARDKVAAKVALNAQGIATTGTICVISEYGELMRFDPHKVLPDQWAIKPARGSQGDGILLSVGKKDGHWLKGSGAPLTTDYVMNHIRRIVDGQFSGDSAAEDAALIEPLIQADPRFSSIADGGLPDLRMICLGTEPLMAMARFPTDESDGKANLHQGGIGAGIRLDTGVIHRAMQGKKVMTHHPDTGRPIVGYQIPGWDVCLELASKCGKAIGLGYCGVDIVLDRNDGPLVIEVNAHPGLEIQNTNLHGLKGLMELCGEKLG, encoded by the coding sequence ATGCGCAACGCGCTGATCGCGAAGTACAATCCGCGCGAGGCGATCGAGCGGGCGCGCGACAAGGTGGCGGCCAAGGTCGCGCTAAACGCGCAGGGGATCGCGACGACGGGCACAATCTGCGTTATCTCAGAATATGGGGAGCTGATGCGGTTCGATCCGCATAAGGTCCTGCCCGATCAGTGGGCGATCAAGCCCGCGCGCGGATCGCAGGGCGACGGTATCCTGCTCTCGGTCGGCAAGAAGGATGGACACTGGCTGAAAGGCTCGGGCGCGCCGCTCACCACCGACTATGTGATGAACCACATCCGCCGCATCGTGGATGGCCAGTTCTCGGGCGACAGCGCAGCTGAAGATGCCGCGCTGATCGAGCCGCTGATCCAGGCAGACCCGCGCTTTTCCAGCATCGCCGATGGCGGCCTGCCGGATTTGCGGATGATCTGCCTCGGCACCGAACCGCTGATGGCGATGGCGCGCTTTCCCACCGACGAATCCGATGGGAAGGCGAACCTGCACCAGGGCGGGATCGGTGCCGGCATCAGGCTCGATACCGGCGTGATCCATCGCGCCATGCAGGGCAAGAAGGTGATGACCCACCATCCCGACACGGGCCGCCCCATCGTCGGCTACCAGATCCCGGGCTGGGATGTCTGTCTCGAACTGGCATCCAAATGCGGCAAGGCCATCGGGCTCGGATATTGCGGGGTCGATATCGTTCTCGACAGGAACGATGGGCCGCTGGTGATCGAAGTGAATGCCCATCCGGGCCTCGAGATCCAGAATACCAATCTGCACGGCCTCAAGGGCCTGATGGAATTGTGCGGTGAAAAACTCGGTTGA